From a single Hymenobacter sp. YIM 151500-1 genomic region:
- a CDS encoding FecR family protein: MPAFPDYLQYSVEDFAQDEWFVRWVLTPDADTEAFWQDWLATYPFRREEVEAARQLLLALHQLPQPRLAADEKIALKQRIFAQLAPPPAPEERPTQMTRRPVWYWAAAAALLVALLGGWQLWQALRPAGPGATYEEMLAHARRSGPWREIRNDKASGQLVRLPDGSSVLLRPQSRLAFPAGLAGSTRPVYLQGAAFFEVAKNPGRPFFVHTAHLVTKVLGTSFEVQAQPEAPRVTVTVTTGRVSVYPRASRAASLHARTRKLEGFVLVPNQQATFRLADRKLLRTLVPQPALQPGARHMPAFEYAETPIRQVFSQLEQAYGVDIVYDEAALGNCPLTASLRDEPLFEKLNLICKAVQANYEVLDAQIVVTGHGCQ, translated from the coding sequence ATGCCCGCCTTCCCCGACTACCTCCAGTATTCTGTTGAAGATTTCGCCCAGGACGAGTGGTTCGTGCGGTGGGTGCTCACGCCCGACGCCGACACTGAGGCGTTTTGGCAAGATTGGCTGGCTACCTATCCGTTTCGGCGCGAAGAAGTGGAAGCGGCGCGGCAGCTGCTGCTGGCCCTGCACCAGCTGCCCCAGCCGCGGCTGGCCGCCGACGAGAAAATAGCCCTTAAGCAGCGCATCTTCGCCCAGCTGGCGCCGCCGCCGGCTCCCGAAGAACGCCCCACTCAAATGACCCGCCGGCCGGTGTGGTACTGGGCCGCGGCGGCGGCGCTGCTGGTGGCGCTGCTGGGCGGCTGGCAGCTGTGGCAGGCGCTCCGCCCAGCCGGCCCTGGCGCCACCTACGAAGAAATGCTGGCCCACGCCCGGCGCAGCGGCCCGTGGCGCGAAATCCGGAACGACAAGGCCTCCGGGCAGCTCGTGCGCCTGCCCGATGGCAGCTCGGTGCTCCTGCGCCCGCAGAGCCGGCTGGCATTTCCGGCCGGCCTGGCCGGGAGCACCCGGCCGGTGTACCTGCAAGGCGCCGCTTTCTTTGAAGTCGCCAAAAATCCGGGCCGGCCCTTCTTTGTGCACACGGCCCACCTGGTTACGAAGGTGCTGGGCACCAGCTTCGAGGTGCAGGCCCAGCCCGAAGCGCCCCGCGTGACGGTGACCGTCACCACCGGGCGCGTGTCGGTGTACCCGCGGGCCAGCCGCGCGGCCTCCCTGCACGCCCGCACGCGCAAGCTGGAAGGCTTTGTGCTGGTGCCCAACCAGCAAGCCACCTTCCGCCTCGCCGACCGCAAGCTGCTGCGCACGCTGGTGCCGCAGCCCGCCTTGCAGCCCGGCGCCCGGCACATGCCCGCGTTTGAGTACGCCGAAACGCCCATTCGCCAGGTGTTCAGCCAGCTGGAGCAGGCCTACGGCGTGGATATCGTGTACGACGAAGCCGCGCTGGGCAACTGCCCGCTCACGGCCTCGCTCCGCGACGAGCCGCTGTTTGAGAAGCTCAACCTGATTTGCAAAGCCGTGCAGGCCAACTACGAAGTGCTGGATGCGCAGATTGTCGTGACCGGCCACGGCTGCCAGTAA
- a CDS encoding thymidylate synthase, with protein MRQYHSLLQHILDHGTRKTDRTGTGTLSVFGYQMRFDLQEGFPLVTTKKVHLKSIIHELLWFLRGDTSNTSLEEVGVTIWREWADENGELGPIYGKQWRSWQTPDDQSIDQLAQMVHLLRTQPDSRRMVVSAWNVADLPQMRLTPCHALFQFYVAENRLSCQLYQRSADVFLGVPFNIASYALLTLMMAQVVGLEPGEFIWTGGDTHLYLNHLEQARLQLTREPRPLPQMHLNPAVKDLFSFQYEDFRLENYDPWPAIKAPVAV; from the coding sequence ATGCGTCAGTATCACAGCCTCCTGCAACACATTCTCGACCACGGCACCCGCAAAACCGACCGGACGGGCACCGGCACGCTGTCGGTGTTTGGGTATCAGATGCGGTTCGATTTGCAGGAGGGCTTTCCGCTGGTGACGACCAAGAAGGTGCACCTGAAAAGTATTATTCACGAGCTGCTGTGGTTTCTGCGCGGCGACACCAGCAACACCTCCCTGGAAGAGGTGGGCGTGACCATCTGGCGGGAGTGGGCCGACGAGAATGGCGAGCTGGGCCCCATCTATGGCAAGCAGTGGCGCAGCTGGCAAACCCCCGACGACCAGAGCATCGACCAGCTGGCCCAGATGGTGCACCTGCTGCGCACCCAGCCCGATTCGCGACGCATGGTAGTGAGTGCCTGGAATGTGGCCGACCTGCCGCAGATGCGCCTGACGCCCTGCCACGCCCTGTTTCAGTTTTACGTGGCCGAGAACCGCCTGAGCTGCCAGCTCTACCAGCGCTCCGCCGACGTATTTTTGGGCGTGCCGTTCAACATTGCTTCTTACGCCCTGCTCACACTCATGATGGCCCAGGTGGTAGGCCTGGAGCCCGGCGAGTTCATCTGGACCGGCGGCGACACCCACCTCTACCTCAACCACCTAGAGCAAGCCCGCCTTCAGCTCACCCGCGAGCCGCGCCCCTTGCCCCAGATGCACCTCAACCCCGCGGTCAAGGACCTGTTCAGCTTTCAGTACGAGGACTTTCGCCTCGAAAACTACGACCCCTGGCCCGCCATTAAGGCACCGGTGGCCGTCTGA
- a CDS encoding TonB-dependent receptor, with product MAKNLPRRLRLGRPALWLGVVALLAGPAGALARPAGPGQEVLTRSISVRLSNEELQTALQRIGQLAEVKFVYSSRVIDPRQRVSLQVRQQRLDVVLSRLLTPLNLRYEVLQGQVVISRAVASGSLPSGTGAAARPPAADGTVSGRITDPTGAGLPGVTVLVEGTTLGSATSADGTYSIAGVPPGPHTLVVSFVGYTTVRLPFTSQQGQNAVLNTTLQESTTLLNEAVVVGYGTTRRQDVTGAIATVTARDFVQGQVTNPERLIQGKVAGVQITAGGGAPGEVGVIRIRGGSSLNANNDPLIVIDGVPVDNQGINGTGSPLALINPNDIESFTVLKDASATAIYGSRASNGVILITTKKGLAGEKLRINFTTQVSRSRNANKLDVLSGDEYRALVDQAIAGGLIPADRRALVGSANTDWQDAIYQTAWATDNTLSLTGSVARKVPFRTSVGYLNQDGTLRTGNIRRYTGSFGVSPRLLNDHLRIDLNLKGTWVDSRFADQGAIGAAAGFPSSQPLRSGSDQFGGYFEWLDPANGLPNRLAFRNPVALLEQKRDRSTVKRSIGNVQLDYKLPFFPVLRANLNLGYDVSRSAGTIFIPAWSSLAFDTQGLSNRYRQEKDNKLLETYLNYTKELPGLRSRMEVLGGYSYQDFQRFEPAYFSLTAAGTRLDTTAQLPNPFQTQNTLLSFYGRLNYALRDKYLLTATLRRDGSSHFSRANRWGWFPAVSVAWRLGQEAFLADAEGVSDLKLRASYGITGQQDIYAAAGTDYPYLARYSRGASSVQQQFGNAYYFTLRPAGYDANLKWEETTTYNAGLDFGLLDNRLTGSVDVYYRQTRDLLAVIPVAAGSNLTDRLVTNIGDLENRGVELALNFQAMRTNVLDWSVNFNATMNRNKITKLTLVDDPSYVGAQVGGISGGSGNTIQINSVGFPANSFYVLRQKYENGRPLEGQYEDLNGDGLINERDFYRRESPAPKAFLGFSSTLAYRKLSLAFTTRANLGNYVYNNINSNRATYNGTFPAQPFLYGAVPNIYETQFRAPQYFSDYYLEKASFVRLENVTLGYDFGSLVHQSTSLRLSLAAQNVLVLSQYSGLNPELFNGIDNNFYPLPRTLTLGLNLGF from the coding sequence ATGGCTAAAAATCTACCCCGCCGGCTGCGGCTGGGGCGGCCCGCCCTATGGCTGGGCGTGGTGGCGCTGCTGGCCGGCCCGGCCGGTGCCCTGGCCCGCCCGGCTGGCCCAGGCCAGGAGGTGCTTACCCGCTCCATCAGCGTGCGGCTCAGCAACGAAGAGCTGCAAACCGCCCTGCAACGCATCGGCCAGCTGGCCGAGGTAAAGTTTGTGTACAGCTCCCGCGTGATTGACCCCCGGCAGCGCGTGAGCCTGCAAGTGCGGCAGCAGCGCCTCGATGTGGTGCTCAGCCGCCTGCTCACGCCCCTGAACCTGCGCTACGAAGTGCTGCAAGGCCAGGTGGTTATCAGTCGGGCGGTGGCCAGCGGCAGCCTGCCCTCCGGCACCGGCGCCGCCGCCCGCCCACCCGCGGCCGACGGCACGGTGAGCGGGCGGATAACCGACCCGACGGGCGCGGGCCTGCCCGGCGTAACCGTGCTGGTGGAGGGCACTACCCTGGGCAGTGCCACCTCCGCCGACGGCACGTATAGCATTGCGGGGGTGCCGCCGGGCCCGCACACGCTGGTAGTATCGTTTGTGGGCTACACCACGGTGCGGCTGCCGTTTACCAGCCAGCAGGGGCAAAACGCCGTCCTCAACACCACCCTTCAGGAAAGCACCACCCTGCTCAACGAAGCCGTGGTGGTGGGCTACGGCACCACGCGCCGCCAGGACGTGACCGGCGCCATTGCCACCGTCACGGCCCGCGACTTTGTGCAGGGCCAGGTCACCAACCCCGAGCGGCTTATTCAGGGCAAGGTGGCCGGGGTGCAGATTACGGCCGGGGGCGGGGCGCCCGGCGAAGTGGGCGTTATCCGCATCCGCGGGGGCTCGTCGCTGAACGCCAACAACGACCCGCTTATCGTCATCGACGGCGTGCCCGTGGACAACCAGGGCATCAATGGCACGGGCAGCCCGCTGGCCCTCATCAACCCCAACGACATCGAGAGCTTCACGGTGCTGAAAGACGCCTCGGCCACGGCCATTTACGGCTCCAGGGCTTCCAACGGCGTTATTCTCATCACCACCAAAAAGGGCCTGGCCGGGGAGAAGCTGCGCATAAACTTTACCACGCAGGTGTCCCGCTCGCGCAATGCCAACAAGCTGGACGTGCTCAGCGGCGACGAGTACCGCGCGCTGGTGGACCAGGCCATTGCCGGCGGCCTCATTCCGGCCGACCGCCGCGCGCTGGTGGGCTCGGCCAACACCGACTGGCAGGACGCCATCTACCAAACCGCCTGGGCCACCGACAACACCCTGAGCCTGACGGGCAGCGTGGCCCGGAAAGTGCCTTTTCGGACCTCGGTGGGCTATCTGAATCAGGATGGCACGCTGCGCACCGGCAATATCCGGCGCTATACCGGCTCGTTTGGCGTGTCGCCGCGGCTGCTCAACGACCACCTGCGCATCGACCTGAACCTGAAGGGCACCTGGGTGGACAGCCGCTTTGCCGACCAGGGCGCCATTGGCGCCGCGGCCGGGTTTCCTTCCAGCCAGCCCCTGCGCAGCGGCTCCGACCAGTTTGGCGGCTACTTCGAATGGCTGGACCCGGCCAACGGCTTGCCCAACCGGCTGGCGTTTCGCAACCCGGTGGCCCTGCTGGAGCAGAAGCGCGACCGGAGCACCGTGAAGCGCAGCATCGGCAACGTGCAGCTCGATTACAAGCTGCCCTTCTTCCCGGTCCTGCGCGCCAACCTCAACCTGGGCTACGACGTGTCGCGCAGCGCGGGCACCATCTTTATTCCGGCTTGGTCGAGCCTGGCTTTCGACACGCAGGGGCTCAGCAACCGCTACCGCCAGGAGAAAGACAACAAGCTGCTTGAAACCTACCTCAACTACACCAAGGAGCTGCCCGGCCTGCGCAGCCGCATGGAGGTGCTGGGCGGCTATTCGTACCAGGACTTTCAGCGGTTTGAACCGGCCTACTTCAGCCTGACGGCCGCCGGCACCCGCCTCGACACCACGGCGCAGCTGCCCAACCCGTTTCAGACCCAAAACACGCTGCTCTCGTTCTACGGCCGCCTCAACTACGCCCTGCGCGACAAGTACCTGCTCACGGCCACGCTGCGCCGCGACGGGTCGTCGCACTTCAGCCGGGCCAACCGCTGGGGCTGGTTCCCGGCCGTGTCGGTGGCGTGGCGGCTGGGGCAGGAGGCGTTTCTGGCCGACGCCGAGGGGGTGTCGGACCTGAAGCTGCGCGCAAGCTACGGCATCACGGGGCAGCAGGACATTTACGCGGCGGCCGGCACCGACTACCCCTACCTGGCCCGCTACAGCCGCGGGGCCAGCTCAGTGCAGCAGCAGTTCGGCAATGCCTACTACTTCACGCTGCGCCCGGCCGGCTACGACGCCAACCTGAAGTGGGAGGAAACCACCACCTACAACGCCGGCCTCGACTTCGGCCTGCTCGACAACCGCCTTACCGGCTCGGTGGACGTGTACTACCGCCAAACCCGCGACTTGCTGGCCGTGATTCCGGTGGCGGCCGGCTCCAACCTCACCGACCGGCTCGTGACCAACATCGGGGACCTGGAAAACCGCGGCGTAGAGCTGGCGCTCAACTTCCAGGCCATGCGCACCAACGTGCTGGACTGGTCGGTGAACTTCAACGCGACCATGAACCGCAACAAAATCACCAAGCTTACGCTGGTGGACGACCCGTCGTACGTGGGGGCGCAGGTGGGCGGCATTTCGGGCGGCTCCGGCAACACGATTCAAATCAACTCGGTGGGCTTTCCGGCCAACTCGTTTTACGTGCTCCGGCAGAAGTACGAAAACGGCCGGCCGCTGGAGGGCCAGTACGAAGACCTGAACGGCGACGGCCTGATCAACGAGCGGGACTTTTACCGGCGCGAGTCGCCGGCCCCGAAGGCGTTTCTGGGCTTCAGCTCCACGCTGGCTTACCGCAAGCTGAGCCTGGCGTTTACGACGCGCGCCAACCTGGGCAACTACGTCTACAACAACATCAACTCCAACCGGGCCACCTACAACGGCACGTTTCCGGCCCAGCCGTTCCTCTACGGGGCCGTGCCCAACATCTACGAGACGCAGTTTCGGGCCCCGCAGTACTTCTCGGACTACTACCTGGAAAAAGCCTCGTTTGTGCGGCTTGAAAACGTGACGCTGGGCTACGACTTCGGCAGCCTGGTGCACCAGTCGACCAGCCTGCGCCTCTCGCTGGCCGCGCAGAACGTACTGGTGCTCAGTCAGTACTCGGGCCTGAATCCGGAGCTGTTCAACGGCATCGACAACAACTTCTACCCCTTGCCCCGCACCCTGACGCTGGGCCTCAACCTGGGCTTCTAA
- a CDS encoding RNA polymerase sigma factor, with product MYTPAPSHHEQRHAEDLALWQAFRAGQQEALGTLFDRYAQQLFAYGHHIVRDEEAVKDAIQTVFVHLWARRETLAADVSVKFYLYGSLRRELLKARGAAPVMRVVRADDEQSEPSAEQRLVAAEDEQRLAVRLGVSLEALSGREKEIINLKYFSNFKIREIAELLHVREQTVSNLLYRALQKLRNSLLLSTLSWLLL from the coding sequence GTGTACACTCCTGCCCCTTCCCACCACGAGCAACGCCACGCCGAGGACCTGGCGCTGTGGCAGGCGTTTCGGGCGGGGCAGCAGGAGGCCCTGGGCACACTTTTCGACCGGTACGCCCAACAGCTGTTCGCCTACGGCCACCACATCGTGCGCGACGAGGAAGCGGTGAAAGACGCCATCCAAACGGTGTTTGTGCACCTGTGGGCTAGGCGCGAAACGCTGGCGGCGGATGTGTCGGTGAAGTTTTACTTGTACGGCAGTTTGCGCCGCGAACTGCTGAAAGCCCGTGGTGCGGCGCCCGTTATGCGCGTGGTGCGCGCCGACGACGAGCAGAGTGAGCCGTCGGCGGAGCAGCGGCTGGTGGCGGCCGAAGACGAGCAGCGGCTGGCCGTGCGGCTCGGCGTGTCGCTGGAGGCGCTGTCGGGCCGCGAAAAGGAGATTATCAACCTGAAGTACTTCAGCAACTTCAAGATTCGGGAAATTGCCGAGCTGCTGCACGTGCGCGAGCAAACGGTATCGAACCTGCTGTACCGGGCGCTGCAAAAGCTACGTAACTCTCTGCTGCTAAGCACCCTGTCGTGGCTACTACTGTAG
- a CDS encoding aminotransferase class IV, giving the protein MLLYNGRLLPDTDFALPLPNRGLFFNDGFFETLVWADGGLRYRELHAARMQRAATALNLDLPPTLSSAESLENTLVALLPVDGNPTRLRIQLWRGGAGLYTPETNASEWLATARPFTPQNAPVATAGFAETVRMQLSSVSFCKGPQALTYVLAARERQRRGLDELLLLSTVGHVAEAVAAAVFWLRNGELFTPSLATGCVAGVRRAHLLAAARQRGLSVQEVLAEPAELLAAEAVFTANVAGIRAVRQVEEQVFDVKHPLLEQLRRWDAQG; this is encoded by the coding sequence ATGCTCCTCTACAACGGCCGCCTGCTGCCCGACACTGATTTCGCTCTGCCCCTGCCCAACCGCGGGTTGTTCTTTAATGACGGTTTCTTTGAGACGCTGGTGTGGGCTGATGGTGGTTTGCGCTACCGGGAACTGCACGCGGCGCGGATGCAACGGGCTGCCACCGCGCTGAACCTTGACCTGCCTCCTACCCTATCCTCGGCGGAAAGCCTGGAAAACACACTAGTCGCCCTGCTCCCTGTTGATGGTAACCCCACGCGCCTACGGATACAACTGTGGCGGGGCGGCGCTGGCCTCTACACCCCGGAAACCAATGCCTCCGAATGGCTGGCTACCGCCCGGCCGTTCACTCCGCAGAACGCGCCCGTAGCCACCGCCGGCTTCGCCGAAACGGTGCGGATGCAGCTTTCTTCTGTGTCGTTCTGCAAGGGTCCGCAGGCGCTGACCTACGTGCTGGCCGCCCGGGAGCGGCAGCGCCGCGGCCTCGATGAGCTACTGCTGCTCAGTACCGTCGGCCACGTGGCTGAAGCGGTGGCAGCGGCCGTGTTTTGGCTGCGCAATGGTGAATTGTTCACTCCTAGCCTAGCCACCGGCTGCGTAGCGGGTGTGCGGCGGGCCCATCTGCTGGCCGCCGCCCGGCAGCGTGGCCTGTCTGTCCAGGAGGTGCTGGCCGAGCCGGCTGAGCTGCTGGCCGCCGAAGCCGTATTTACCGCCAACGTGGCCGGTATTCGGGCCGTGCGGCAGGTGGAAGAGCAGGTATTCGATGTAAAGCACCCGCTGCTGGAGCAGCTGCGGCGGTGGGATGCGCAAGGGTAA
- the dprA gene encoding DNA-processing protein DprA gives MPDTDTLLHEVALTLFPGIGPQLTRQLMSYGGSARNVLHLPPGKLRKIPGVGPATVAVLTGPERTAALKRAEDTLRKAEKDGVQLLFYTSKQFPARLKQLPDAPVLLYYQGTADLNHPKTVALVGTRQATDYGREQTERLVRGLVSHRPLVVSGLAYGIDIAAHRAALQEGLETVGVMATGLDVIYPAAHRKTAEKMLTQGGLLTEFPFGTQPDKYNFPARNRIIAGLADGTVVVEAAKKGGALITADLAQGYDRDVLAVPGSLGSAASEGCHELIKANKAALYSEPRDLEQLLNWDAALHLNGKFKGPTVFDPDDFTPEEFGVLSVLQATKEEHMDNLAWKTQLPVHQVATLLLGLEFRGVVKALPGKRFVLV, from the coding sequence ATGCCCGACACTGATACCCTCCTCCACGAAGTCGCCCTTACGTTATTCCCCGGCATCGGGCCGCAGCTGACGCGGCAGCTGATGAGCTATGGGGGCTCAGCCCGGAACGTACTGCATCTGCCGCCGGGCAAGCTGCGCAAGATTCCGGGCGTGGGGCCGGCTACGGTGGCGGTGCTCACGGGGCCGGAGCGCACCGCGGCCCTGAAGCGGGCCGAGGACACGCTGCGTAAGGCCGAGAAAGACGGGGTGCAGCTCTTATTTTACACCAGTAAGCAGTTCCCGGCGCGGCTCAAGCAGCTGCCCGATGCGCCGGTGCTGCTCTACTACCAGGGCACGGCCGACCTCAACCACCCCAAAACCGTGGCTCTGGTGGGCACCCGCCAGGCCACCGACTACGGCCGGGAGCAAACCGAGCGGCTGGTGCGCGGCCTTGTTTCGCACCGCCCCCTGGTGGTGAGCGGCCTGGCCTACGGCATCGATATTGCGGCCCACCGCGCCGCCTTGCAGGAAGGCCTGGAGACAGTGGGCGTCATGGCCACCGGCCTCGACGTTATCTACCCCGCCGCCCACCGCAAAACCGCCGAGAAAATGCTGACTCAGGGCGGCCTGCTCACAGAATTTCCCTTCGGCACCCAGCCCGACAAGTACAACTTTCCCGCCCGCAACCGCATCATTGCCGGCCTCGCCGATGGCACCGTGGTAGTGGAAGCGGCTAAGAAAGGCGGCGCCCTCATCACCGCCGACCTGGCCCAGGGCTACGACCGGGACGTGCTGGCCGTGCCCGGCTCGCTGGGCTCGGCGGCCTCCGAGGGCTGCCACGAGCTGATTAAAGCCAACAAAGCCGCCCTCTACTCCGAACCCCGCGACTTGGAGCAGCTGCTGAACTGGGACGCCGCTCTCCACCTCAACGGCAAGTTCAAAGGCCCCACCGTTTTCGACCCCGATGATTTCACGCCCGAGGAATTTGGTGTGCTGAGTGTGCTGCAAGCCACCAAGGAAGAGCACATGGACAACTTGGCCTGGAAAACCCAGCTGCCCGTGCACCAGGTAGCCACCCTGCTGCTGGGCCTGGAGTTTCGGGGCGTGGTAAAGGCCCTGCCTGGCAAGCGGTTCGTGCTGGTGTAG
- a CDS encoding MerR family transcriptional regulator — protein sequence MPYKERDIEKQYFTIGEVAAQFNVAPSLIRFWETEFEELRPRKSKKGNRLYTPQDIDIFRTIYHLVKERGYTIPGARDMLKQKGPQLKEKIDVIQSLEKVRKFLVDMKKELEVLGRG from the coding sequence ATGCCCTACAAAGAGCGCGACATCGAAAAGCAGTATTTCACCATCGGTGAGGTGGCGGCCCAGTTCAACGTGGCCCCGTCGCTGATTCGGTTCTGGGAGACGGAGTTTGAGGAGCTGCGCCCGCGCAAAAGCAAGAAGGGCAACCGCCTCTACACGCCCCAGGACATCGACATCTTCCGCACCATCTACCACCTGGTGAAGGAGCGCGGCTATACCATCCCCGGCGCCCGCGACATGCTCAAGCAGAAAGGCCCCCAGCTCAAGGAAAAAATCGACGTGATTCAAAGCCTGGAAAAGGTGCGCAAGTTTCTGGTGGATATGAAAAAGGAGCTGGAGGTGCTGGGAAGAGGCTGA